The Candidatus Methylomirabilota bacterium region TTCATCGTCTGGGTCGGCATCGGCGAGGGCTCGAAGATCGGGTTCATCACCTACGCGACCTTCTTTCCGATGTTCCTGACCACGGTCCACGCGGTCCGGCAGATCGATCCCCTGCTCCTGCGTGCCGCCCAGAGCCTGGGGGCGGGCCCCGCCCAGCTCTTCCTCCGCGTGATCCTGCCGGCGGCGCTGCCCGAGGTCTTGACGGGTGTCCGGCTGGGGGTGGCGCTGTCGTTTTTCGTGATCGTCATCTCGGAGTTCATCGGCGCCGAGCACGGCCTGGGCTTTCTGATCAACGACGGGCGCAACTTCTTCCTGGTCCCCCAGATGCTGGGAGCGGCGATCGTGCTGGGCCTGCTGGGTTGGGCCGGCAATGAGGCGCTCAGGCTCCTCGAGCGGCGCCTGCTTCGCTGGCAGAACCCCGGCTGAGCCATGATCCCGGGTCAGGCCAAGATCCACATCCAGCGGGTGAGCAAGGCGTTCGCGCTGGAGGGTCGCCAGGCTCCAGCCCTCGTCGACATCGAGCTCGAGGTGGCCGAGCGCGAGTTTCTCTGCGTCCTCGGTCCCTCCGGTTGCGGCAAATCCACCCTGCTCAACATCGTGGCCGGGTTCGTTCAGCCGACCGGGGGGACGGTGCTGGTCGACGGCCGACCCATCGCCGGCCC contains the following coding sequences:
- a CDS encoding ABC transporter permease, which translates into the protein MAVGSIVSSVPELMEWGLRGSALPRRRALTLRLGSVLVALTLWSLVSGLVVLLELFNPIFLPGPWMVLGAVIELGAKGQLWVHIASTLERVAVGFGTGAVLALGLGLPAGYFRVARNLLEPVVELLRPIPPLAVLPLFIVWVGIGEGSKIGFITYATFFPMFLTTVHAVRQIDPLLLRAAQSLGAGPAQLFLRVILPAALPEVLTGVRLGVALSFFVIVISEFIGAEHGLGFLINDGRNFFLVPQMLGAAIVLGLLGWAGNEALRLLERRLLRWQNPG